A window from Pseudomonas frederiksbergensis encodes these proteins:
- a CDS encoding ion channel, which translates to MTNPQDKAESDADLAQMVIGRGPCTYLLLLLLGLILLFPFLEEGLMPRLSLGILFSTVLLVGAFATRQTRRGFILKLCLALLGVGLQWAALGAGSIAILKLAGISYAASLAVSFSGVLRYILMRGPITADKLHGALAGYIMLAFVWSFIFALVEISAAGSFGPGQLDFAQPGTFFKLIYFSLTTLTTTGYGDVIPLTNHARSLVMVEEFSGVFYVGVVIARLAGLYPSNQVR; encoded by the coding sequence ATGACAAATCCGCAAGATAAAGCCGAGTCCGACGCGGATTTAGCTCAGATGGTGATAGGACGAGGGCCCTGCACCTATCTATTGCTGCTCTTACTAGGATTGATCCTTCTGTTTCCCTTCCTTGAGGAGGGTTTAATGCCTCGCTTGTCGCTCGGCATTCTGTTTTCAACGGTGCTGCTCGTGGGCGCTTTCGCCACCAGGCAGACTCGGCGAGGGTTCATCCTCAAGCTGTGTCTGGCGCTGCTTGGGGTTGGCCTTCAATGGGCGGCCTTGGGGGCTGGGAGTATCGCGATTCTTAAGCTTGCCGGGATTTCCTATGCGGCGTCTCTTGCGGTTTCGTTTAGCGGAGTGCTTCGCTATATCCTCATGCGCGGGCCAATTACAGCTGACAAACTGCATGGCGCGCTGGCGGGTTACATCATGCTGGCCTTCGTTTGGTCCTTCATCTTTGCCCTGGTCGAGATATCCGCCGCAGGCTCATTCGGCCCTGGCCAACTCGACTTCGCACAGCCCGGGACCTTCTTCAAACTGATCTATTTCAGCCTCACGACGCTCACCACCACCGGCTACGGTGACGTTATCCCGCTGACCAACCACGCCCGCTCACTTGTGATGGTCGAAGAATTTTCCGGCGTCTTTTACGTTGGTGTTGTGATTGCGCGGCTTGCCGGTCTTTATCCGTCGAATCAGGTCAGGTAA
- a CDS encoding NAD(P)/FAD-dependent oxidoreductase: MNDVIIIGGSFAGLAAALQLGRARRKVTVLDTGLPRNRFADHSHGLLGHDHKPPLEILAEARQQLARYPTVRLVTARAESISGAIDDFSVLTGDGESLKARRLILSYGVADQMPEVPGFAEGWGTSIVPCPYCDGFEVAGRHWGLVWSGPPSHNYVRLYHDWTDTLTVFANGHDIPPDIRADLARRGIPVVDGRITEIDHDESHNTTVKLDAGPPVAVDILFAHPRNKPSASLHESLGLATVDTPLGIALKVDERRETSMPGVYAAGDLANLLMPSVTTASWQGATAGISAQQSMLV; the protein is encoded by the coding sequence ATGAATGACGTCATCATCATCGGCGGCAGCTTTGCCGGTCTTGCTGCAGCCCTGCAGCTCGGGCGTGCCCGCCGAAAGGTCACCGTTCTCGATACCGGCCTGCCGCGCAATCGCTTCGCCGACCACTCGCATGGCCTGCTCGGCCACGACCACAAGCCACCGCTGGAGATCCTGGCCGAGGCGCGGCAGCAGTTGGCGCGCTATCCCACGGTCAGGCTCGTCACTGCGCGGGCCGAGAGTATCTCCGGCGCCATCGACGATTTCTCCGTACTCACTGGCGATGGCGAAAGCCTCAAGGCGCGCCGCCTGATCCTGAGCTATGGCGTCGCCGACCAGATGCCTGAAGTTCCCGGCTTTGCCGAAGGCTGGGGCACCTCCATCGTTCCCTGCCCCTATTGCGACGGCTTTGAAGTTGCCGGCCGGCATTGGGGCCTCGTCTGGTCCGGCCCGCCGTCGCACAACTACGTCAGGCTATACCACGACTGGACCGACACATTGACGGTCTTCGCCAATGGTCACGACATTCCACCCGACATCCGGGCCGATCTGGCGCGCCGCGGCATCCCTGTCGTCGATGGCAGGATCACCGAAATCGACCATGACGAGAGCCATAACACCACCGTCAAGCTAGACGCCGGCCCCCCTGTCGCGGTCGACATTCTGTTCGCGCATCCGCGCAACAAGCCGTCCGCAAGCCTGCATGAATCGCTGGGCCTCGCCACGGTCGATACGCCCCTGGGCATCGCCCTCAAGGTCGACGAGCGCCGCGAAACCAGCATGCCCGGCGTCTACGCCGCCGGCGACCTCGCCAATCTCCTCATGCCCTCGGTCACCACGGCATCATGGCAAGGCGCGACGGCGGGTATCTCCGCCCAGCAGTCGATGCTGGTTTGA
- a CDS encoding TetR/AcrR family transcriptional regulator: protein MTENNQGRRGRPANEALGQTIVDAACELFVELGFQATTMDKVAQRAKISKLSIYRHFENKEALFSAAIAAHCQQFAPQALIEGVDGSAADQLMAVGIFLLRTLLSPDVRSVEAMIMVDKTNQKSLSKLHYEAGPAYVIAQIEALLRQLHAKAVLNVPDPLQSARLFAALFKGADLLMIARFDEAKAEDDNEVESYCRSAVAMFIAAHGGNDHAGE, encoded by the coding sequence ATGACCGAAAACAACCAGGGCCGGCGCGGCCGGCCCGCCAACGAGGCGCTTGGCCAAACGATAGTCGACGCCGCGTGCGAACTTTTTGTGGAGTTGGGTTTTCAAGCGACGACCATGGACAAGGTCGCCCAGCGGGCGAAGATATCCAAGCTAAGCATCTATCGGCACTTCGAGAACAAGGAGGCGCTGTTCAGCGCGGCTATCGCGGCCCACTGCCAGCAGTTTGCACCACAGGCCCTTATTGAAGGCGTCGACGGTTCGGCGGCAGATCAGCTCATGGCGGTGGGAATATTCCTGCTTCGCACGTTGTTGAGCCCGGACGTGCGCAGTGTCGAAGCCATGATCATGGTCGACAAGACGAATCAAAAGTCGTTAAGCAAGCTCCATTACGAAGCCGGCCCCGCCTATGTCATCGCCCAAATCGAGGCCCTGTTGCGTCAGTTGCACGCGAAGGCGGTTCTGAACGTGCCCGATCCTCTCCAGTCCGCCCGCTTGTTTGCCGCGCTTTTCAAAGGGGCCGATCTCCTGATGATCGCCCGCTTCGATGAGGCGAAAGCAGAGGACGACAATGAAGTCGAATCCTATTGCCGGTCGGCCGTCGCCATGTTCATCGCCGCGCACGGTGGCAACGACCACGCGGGCGAATAA
- a CDS encoding nitrate reductase cytochrome c-type subunit translates to MPLRTLPLLLLAAIGVVMAAEVNYPLDASGPDGRRPGGTLTQSMPAPPIANEENKDLKRERNYPDQPPTIPHTILGYQIDKNGNKCLSCHSRANSARTQATMISITHYMDRDGQALAAVSPRRYFCNQCHVPQTEVLPLVGNSFETIDKILQDEANATQKP, encoded by the coding sequence ATGCCTTTGCGAACCCTGCCGTTGCTCCTGCTCGCTGCGATTGGCGTGGTGATGGCTGCAGAAGTCAATTACCCCCTCGATGCCTCGGGGCCAGATGGACGCCGACCCGGTGGCACCTTGACCCAGAGTATGCCGGCCCCGCCCATTGCCAATGAAGAAAACAAGGACCTGAAACGCGAACGCAATTACCCGGACCAGCCACCCACCATCCCCCACACCATCCTCGGTTATCAGATCGACAAGAACGGCAACAAGTGCCTGTCCTGTCACAGCCGTGCCAACAGCGCGCGGACCCAGGCGACGATGATCAGCATCACCCACTACATGGACCGCGACGGCCAGGCGCTGGCGGCGGTGTCACCGCGCCGGTACTTCTGCAACCAATGCCACGTGCCGCAAACAGAAGTACTGCCCCTGGTGGGCAACAGCTTCGAGACGATCGACAAAATACTGCAAGACGAAGCCAACGCCACGCAGAAACCCTGA
- a CDS encoding DHCW motif cupin fold protein — MDLTAVPFGTTDWSTVEPVQHAGQTGTAYWRTCQFGSTRVRMVEYSAGYLADHWCWRGHILLCLEGELHTELEDGRQFTLTAGMSYQVGSNAEGHRSFSTTGAKLFVVD; from the coding sequence ATGGATCTAACGGCTGTTCCCTTTGGTACGACCGATTGGTCGACCGTCGAACCTGTACAGCATGCTGGACAGACCGGTACCGCCTATTGGCGAACCTGTCAGTTTGGTTCAACCCGTGTGCGGATGGTTGAGTACAGCGCCGGGTATCTGGCCGATCACTGGTGCTGGAGAGGTCATATCCTGTTGTGCCTGGAAGGCGAGTTGCACACGGAGCTGGAGGATGGTCGTCAGTTCACGCTCACCGCCGGGATGAGCTATCAGGTGGGCAGCAACGCTGAGGGGCATCGATCTTTCAGCACCACCGGTGCCAAGTTGTTCGTCGTGGATTAA
- a CDS encoding GrpB family protein, whose protein sequence is MTLTSKISPYDPQWPLLFTTEKRRIAKGFGAELIETHHVGSTAVPGLCAKPEIDILVVVSEHVNEAARGEFMHTLGYVRGTDLSIDHHFYRRDVDGVRTHKIHVCIAGHGQIARMLRFRDLLRENGSIRQQYQDLKLRLEANNREGIAEYLAHKAPYIDALMDTQLEE, encoded by the coding sequence ATGACCCTCACCAGTAAAATCTCGCCCTATGATCCTCAATGGCCGCTACTTTTTACTACCGAAAAACGACGAATAGCGAAGGGCTTTGGAGCTGAGCTGATCGAAACTCATCATGTCGGTAGTACCGCTGTTCCTGGGCTTTGCGCCAAACCAGAAATCGACATTTTGGTTGTGGTGTCGGAGCACGTAAATGAAGCGGCTCGTGGCGAGTTCATGCATACATTGGGCTATGTACGGGGAACAGATCTTTCGATCGACCATCACTTTTACCGTCGCGATGTCGATGGGGTGAGAACTCATAAAATACACGTGTGCATCGCTGGTCATGGACAGATTGCGCGAATGCTACGCTTCCGAGACCTTTTGAGAGAAAACGGCAGCATCCGGCAGCAGTATCAGGATTTGAAGCTACGGCTCGAAGCCAACAACCGGGAAGGCATTGCCGAATATCTCGCGCACAAGGCACCCTACATCGATGCTTTGATGGATACGCAACTAGAGGAATAA
- a CDS encoding class I SAM-dependent methyltransferase, with protein sequence MTEQNAYQVADWNGQSGEYWVANQARLDAMFAVFGQAAIEAAAPATGEHVLDVGCGAGASSLALAARVGAGGHVLGVDISEPLIGRACALAPQDTPAQFRVADASSAELPERAFDILFSRFGVMFFDDPTGAFAHMRRALRPGGRVAFVCWRGVAENDWVRLPMGAIKGIVPPTAPPDPEAPGPFSFGDRGRVMRILTAAGFTDVTITPFDASIPFGEGGTRDAAIDDAVKMAFEGGPLSLVLADQPDDIRAHAWAAVRAALAGLPGERSVMIDGAAWIVMARNPAASSD encoded by the coding sequence ATGACCGAGCAAAATGCCTATCAGGTCGCCGACTGGAATGGCCAAAGCGGAGAGTACTGGGTCGCCAACCAGGCCCGGCTCGACGCCATGTTTGCGGTGTTCGGCCAGGCCGCGATAGAAGCCGCCGCGCCCGCAACGGGTGAGCACGTGCTGGACGTCGGCTGCGGCGCGGGCGCGTCGAGTCTGGCTCTGGCCGCCCGCGTCGGCGCGGGCGGCCATGTGCTGGGCGTGGACATATCCGAACCGCTGATCGGCCGAGCGTGCGCGCTTGCGCCACAGGATACGCCGGCCCAGTTCCGGGTAGCCGACGCCAGCAGCGCCGAGCTGCCCGAGCGCGCGTTCGACATCCTGTTCTCGCGTTTCGGAGTGATGTTCTTCGACGATCCGACAGGGGCGTTCGCCCATATGCGACGCGCGCTCCGGCCGGGCGGGCGGGTCGCTTTCGTCTGCTGGCGCGGCGTGGCCGAGAACGATTGGGTGCGCCTGCCGATGGGCGCGATCAAGGGCATCGTCCCGCCGACCGCACCGCCCGATCCCGAAGCGCCCGGCCCCTTCTCGTTCGGCGACCGGGGGCGGGTGATGCGCATCCTGACAGCAGCCGGTTTCACCGATGTCACTATCACGCCCTTCGATGCTTCCATCCCGTTCGGCGAGGGCGGGACGCGGGACGCGGCGATCGACGACGCGGTGAAGATGGCGTTCGAGGGCGGCCCGCTGTCGCTTGTGCTCGCGGATCAGCCCGACGACATCCGCGCCCACGCCTGGGCCGCGGTTCGTGCCGCCTTGGCGGGCCTCCCCGGCGAGCGGTCGGTGATGATCGACGGCGCGGCGTGGATCGTCATGGCACGCAATCCGGCAGCTAGCAGCGATTAA
- a CDS encoding class I SAM-dependent methyltransferase, translated as MPTPESTLLDSWHHNAQSWIDAIRTGAIESRLKVTDQAILLAVLSRQPERVLDLGCGEGWLLRALAERGIEAVGVDGDATLVEAARAAGSSSVHPASYEELVEAKVDIGRDYDLICANFALLHQDIIPLLTAMNALLAPGGALVIQTLHPWTAAAGDYQDGWREETFAGFKGQWQPMPWYLRTLSSWFNALDMAGFRLAALQEPQHPQSPAPQSLLLVAEPQR; from the coding sequence ATGCCCACCCCCGAATCCACCCTCCTCGACAGCTGGCACCACAACGCCCAATCCTGGATCGACGCCATCCGCACTGGTGCCATCGAAAGCCGCCTCAAAGTCACCGACCAGGCCATCCTGCTGGCGGTGCTGAGTCGCCAGCCCGAGCGTGTGCTTGACCTGGGCTGCGGCGAGGGCTGGTTGTTGCGCGCGCTGGCTGAACGGGGCATCGAGGCGGTCGGTGTGGATGGCGATGCGACGCTGGTCGAGGCGGCGCGGGCGGCGGGCTCTTCGTCGGTGCATCCGGCGAGCTATGAAGAATTGGTGGAGGCGAAGGTGGACATTGGCCGCGACTACGACCTGATCTGCGCCAACTTCGCCCTGCTGCACCAGGACATCATCCCGCTGCTCACCGCCATGAACGCCCTGCTCGCCCCTGGCGGCGCGCTGGTGATCCAGACGTTGCATCCATGGACCGCGGCAGCGGGCGACTATCAGGATGGCTGGCGGGAAGAGACCTTCGCCGGGTTCAAGGGCCAATGGCAACCCATGCCGTGGTACTTGCGCACCTTGTCCAGTTGGTTCAATGCGCTGGACATGGCCGGTTTTCGGCTGGCCGCCCTGCAAGAGCCGCAGCACCCGCAAAGTCCTGCGCCGCAGTCATTGCTGCTGGTGGCCGAACCGCAGAGGTAA
- the yiaY gene encoding L-threonine dehydrogenase codes for MSSTFFIPSVNMMGIGSLDEAMLAIRKYGFRKALIVTDAGLAKAGVAAKVASLLAQQDIDSTLFDGAKPNPTVSNVEKGLELLGRSDCDFIISLGGGSPHDCAKGIALCATNGGHISDYEGVDQSAKPQMPLIAINTTAGTASEMTRFCIITDEVRHVKMAIVDRNVTPLLSVNDPSLMAGMPKGLTAATGMDALTHAIEAYVSTAATPITDACALKAVELISANLRTAVAQGDDMTARENMAYAQFLAGMAFNNASLGYVHAMAHQLGGFYDLPHGVCNAILLPHVASFNASVCPARFKDIAHAMGVDTQQLNAEKGAAAAITAIRKLSLDVGIPSGLAELGAKADDIPILATNAMKDACGFTNPRPANQDEIEQIFLTAM; via the coding sequence ATGAGCAGCACCTTCTTCATTCCATCCGTGAACATGATGGGCATTGGCAGTCTCGACGAAGCGATGCTCGCCATCCGTAAATATGGTTTTCGCAAAGCCTTGATCGTCACTGATGCAGGCCTGGCCAAAGCCGGCGTGGCCGCCAAGGTCGCCAGTCTTCTGGCGCAGCAGGACATCGATTCCACTTTGTTTGATGGCGCCAAGCCGAATCCGACGGTCAGCAATGTCGAGAAAGGTCTTGAGCTGCTGGGTCGCAGCGACTGTGATTTCATTATTTCCCTGGGCGGCGGTTCTCCCCATGACTGCGCCAAGGGCATTGCCCTGTGCGCCACCAACGGCGGGCACATCAGTGATTACGAAGGCGTGGATCAATCCGCCAAGCCACAGATGCCGTTGATCGCGATCAATACCACCGCCGGCACGGCGAGTGAAATGACCCGTTTCTGCATCATTACCGACGAAGTCCGGCACGTGAAAATGGCCATCGTCGACCGTAACGTCACGCCACTGTTGTCGGTCAACGATCCTTCGCTGATGGCAGGCATGCCTAAAGGCCTGACCGCCGCCACCGGCATGGACGCGCTGACCCACGCTATCGAAGCCTACGTGTCGACTGCGGCAACGCCGATCACCGATGCCTGTGCACTCAAGGCCGTGGAGTTGATCTCGGCCAACCTGCGCACTGCCGTTGCCCAGGGTGACGACATGACTGCCCGGGAAAATATGGCCTACGCGCAATTTCTTGCCGGCATGGCCTTCAACAATGCTTCGCTGGGTTATGTCCACGCCATGGCGCACCAACTGGGTGGTTTCTACGACCTGCCTCACGGCGTCTGTAATGCGATCCTGCTGCCCCATGTCGCCAGCTTCAACGCCAGCGTATGTCCGGCCCGGTTTAAAGACATCGCCCATGCAATGGGGGTCGACACCCAGCAGCTGAATGCGGAAAAAGGCGCCGCCGCGGCCATCACCGCCATCCGTAAACTGTCTTTGGATGTCGGTATTCCGAGCGGCCTCGCCGAACTGGGCGCCAAAGCCGACGACATCCCGATCCTGGCCACCAATGCCATGAAGGATGCCTGCGGCTTCACTAATCCGCGTCCTGCCAACCAGGACGAGATCGAGCAGATTTTCCTTACCGCGATGTAA
- a CDS encoding cytochrome c3 family protein, whose protein sequence is MKKLFALLKDYWGILRRPSLYYSLGFLTLGGFIAGIIFWGGFNTALELSNTEKFCISCHEMRDNVFVELKDTIHYTNRSGVRASCPDCHVPHEWTHKIARKMQASKEVWGKIFGTIDTRDKFLMLRRELAEHEWARLKANDSRECRNCHNFEFMDFTRQSKRASSMHSTSLANGEATCIDCHKGIAHKLPDMSGVKGW, encoded by the coding sequence ATGAAAAAACTGTTCGCCCTGCTTAAGGATTACTGGGGCATTCTGCGTCGTCCGAGCCTCTACTACAGCTTGGGCTTTCTGACGTTGGGGGGCTTTATCGCCGGGATCATTTTCTGGGGTGGCTTCAACACCGCTCTGGAGCTGAGCAATACCGAGAAATTCTGCATCTCCTGTCATGAAATGCGCGACAACGTGTTCGTCGAACTGAAGGACACCATTCATTACACGAACCGCTCCGGCGTGCGCGCCAGTTGCCCGGATTGCCACGTGCCCCACGAATGGACCCACAAGATCGCGCGCAAGATGCAGGCTTCAAAGGAGGTGTGGGGCAAGATTTTCGGCACCATCGATACGCGCGACAAATTTCTCATGCTGCGTCGCGAACTGGCCGAACATGAATGGGCACGGCTCAAGGCCAATGACTCGCGTGAATGCCGCAACTGCCACAACTTCGAGTTCATGGACTTTACCCGCCAGAGCAAGCGCGCTTCCTCCATGCACTCAACTTCACTGGCCAACGGTGAAGCCACGTGCATCGACTGCCACAAGGGCATCGCTCACAAGCTGCCCGATATGAGCGGGGTGAAAGGCTGGTAA
- a CDS encoding DUF4157 domain-containing protein: protein MLSIITRLVALFVLCLTLEVPAQTNACPAGETQVCLDGCICLPDVGPLLGPLADDIHQIAAPALAMWLTQARADAASAGIQPIPSHIRERLLRWYDPSVLDAARYKVSDNGQFNAATAMLQNPDVGAVTLIDIILFRDAQNAEQDIALWAHELKHVQQYQEWGVEGFAQRYTQDFNAVEAPAYAIQAEVRQLLREGND, encoded by the coding sequence ATGCTGTCCATCATTACGCGCCTGGTGGCGCTGTTTGTTCTTTGCCTGACGCTTGAAGTTCCAGCCCAGACCAACGCCTGCCCGGCTGGCGAGACACAAGTGTGCCTGGACGGCTGCATCTGCCTGCCAGACGTGGGACCGCTGCTTGGTCCCCTGGCTGATGATATCCACCAGATCGCGGCACCGGCCCTGGCGATGTGGCTGACTCAAGCCCGCGCTGACGCCGCCAGCGCCGGCATCCAGCCCATTCCTTCGCACATCCGCGAGCGACTGCTGCGCTGGTACGACCCCAGCGTCCTCGACGCTGCGCGCTACAAAGTGAGCGACAACGGCCAATTCAACGCCGCCACGGCCATGCTGCAAAACCCCGATGTCGGTGCCGTGACGCTGATCGACATCATCCTTTTCCGGGACGCTCAAAACGCCGAGCAGGACATTGCGCTCTGGGCGCACGAACTAAAGCATGTGCAGCAATATCAGGAATGGGGGGTAGAAGGATTTGCCCAGCGGTATACACAGGATTTCAATGCTGTGGAGGCGCCGGCTTATGCCATACAGGCTGAGGTCAGGCAGTTGTTGCGGGAAGGGAATGACTGA